In the genome of Conger conger chromosome 8, fConCon1.1, whole genome shotgun sequence, one region contains:
- the LOC133135567 gene encoding protein FAM193A-like isoform X1 yields MSPTDAKRGAKRRKSKRGGGSGSIIGSSVSSYSGKAGVPATVRSPQATGTPESIMGLLTTGSGNTGSIAGLNGEVSMNGTQFSEGPVNSDFTGVLQTPFTFGMGQRAPYTTGERCLLCRRERKDSSYPEPGSMAPCASSKSSAALALPLWVCPECRRTVETEERHPAPEPSLGNQDFLSHVSMANGEPSRESAREAQSAPALSRTPPPLAVDTLCGCDVCSEQRESSAELERESREMQKSWSEVRFMVRYIYRQTGTPLADDQDQPQDRDKEGVKGLVDRLCQRDPYQLYQRLEQQAREYVLEVKVRLLKHLSAGSKVTALEEGPPQAHQFISLLLEEYSALCQASRTISSFLLTLENEHLKKFQVTWELHNKHLFENLVFSEPLLHNSLPSLVAQLRHGTASRDSYSEDMYSTLLQTYQDLDREMNIVAVEWLECEKRIDNYVDEQLLYKVEGQNHTHPKKEPHKSLVSRNPLRTKQQILKEDWEFFKQRRFVEDQSTNNRKPLAADHFTDTMRHLLSSRLSIPDCLNCNYRRRCTCDDCSLSHILTCGIMDSSVTEGLHGPAPAPDFLSELHPPSMSSASSNSSSGSPVPIPQHPHLILPDRGGAPCFGEVDHDALPLSKFADIYPLGSYGDAEMMSDMDGIREQLNGGQGSTALNGQSPRVSSSSGSSEEDEEDEEEEDEVDGERSSEPPGPQGDLFSGKICSPPPSYPAQQTEQVPHACECHACKQDTCVAPPALSAPQQFLPEKTSHPALHLYPHIHGHLPLHSVAHLPRPLLHPSLYPGHNFPHSKTLPPAPTLNHAGKPPAFSPSLQEHLYQNCFSNAGDWNSSLHTPSLKFENIWETTMKNWNPAVYLPEPRPGTMARVISLFVFLSFSSLFVLHSFLFGLEGDTLGPTLPEARLELQPPSCNSEPIVATETRERKNSAKKKCLYNFQDAFMEANRVVMATSSATSSVSCTATTVQSSNNQITVSPKRPTFLGDVFHSVEDHRRSSPTGLAPLPSLSSTAPFPASAPHLPSTDAPPFPKNTATVPSFMDPHPGLCPSPADLLALPPEGGVSAPPSVCSDPECEGHRCEAHGGYDHQHYDGEDSQDEDSCSEHSSSTSTSTNQKEGKYCDCCYCEFFGHGGPPAAPTSRNYAEMREKLRLRLTKRKEEQPKRDDPLLERESLEDHRNVEDLLQFINSEDSKRTSSSRAAKRARHKQKKMEEKARQEAEAREREEEQRRREEEEEEALRRELLRLQELQHLRNAKRKKKEKVREVQRAEPITQSPRLLKESARTALENLKNSKAHMERCILGACGEEQGGTALQRLLGLDSSGETPPSRDPPGKNRPRQPPVKKSAEVLKMVEPSLKTSGAQTQTPAGGPGPEEAGGRLDGQNQLTLVQEEKAVSEPQPEPEPVLMDPPTPADKAPSSGSPQPKTKTKKNKKKKGEKTNSIDDVFLPKDIDLDSEDMDETEREVEYFKRFCLDSARLTRQRLSINWSNFSLKKSTFAAH; encoded by the exons ATGAGCCCAACCGACGCTAAACGAGGAGCCAAGCGCAGAAAAAGCAAGCGGGGCGGTGGCAGCGGTAGCATCATCGGCAGCAGTGTTAGCAGCTATAGCGGCAAGGCCGGGGTTCCAGCCACGGTCAGAAGTCCCCAAGCCACAGGAACACCAGAGTCCATAATGGGTTTATTAACAACTGGAAGCGGTAACACAGGAAGCATCGCAGGCCTGAATGGAGAG gTTTCGATGAATGGTACACAGTTTTCTGAAGGGCCAGTGAATTCTGACTTCACTGGAGTCCTAcag ACCCCGTTCACCTTCGGGATGGGTCAGAGGGCGCCCTACACCACAGGGGAGCGCTGTCTGCtgtgcaggagggagaggaaagaCAGCTCGTACCCTGAGCCGGGGTCGATGGCGCCTTGCGCCTCTTCAAAGAGCTCTGCCGCGCTGGCACTGCCCCTGTGGGTGTGTCCCGAATGCCGACGCACTGTGGAGACGGAGGAGCGACACCCCGCCCCCGAGCCTTCGCTGGGG AACCAGGACTTCCTGTCGCACGTTTCCATGGCGAACGGAGAACCGTCGAGGGAGTCTGCGAGAGAAGCACAGTCTGCCCCCGCCCTGAGCCGGACCCCGCCCCCTCTCGCCGTGGACACGCTGTGCGGCTGTGACGTCTGCAGTGAGCAGAG GGAAAGCTCGGCGGAGCTGGAGAGGGAATCCCGGGAGATGCAGAAGTCCTGGTCGGAAGTGCGCTTCATGGTCCGGTACATTTACCGGCAAACGGGAACGCCGCTGGCAGACGACCAGGACCAGCCTCAGGATCGGGACAAAGAGGGAGTGAAGGGGCTGGTGGACAG GCTCTGTCAGAGGGACCCGTACCAGCTGTATCAGAGGCTGGAGCAGCAGGCACGGGAGTACGTGCTGGAGGTGAAGGTGCGCCTCCTCAAACACCTGTCggcggggtcaaaggtcacggcGCTGGAGGAAGGGCCTCCCCAGGCGCACCAGTTCATCTCGCTCCTCCTGGAGGAGTACAGCGCTCTCTGCCAGGCTTCCCGCACAATCAGCTCCTTCCTCCTCACCCTG GAAAACGAGCATTTGAAGAAGTTCCAGGTGACATGGGAACTGCACAACAAGCACCTTTTTGAAAATCTTGTATTTTCAGAACCTCTTTTGCACAACAGTTTACCATCTCTGGTTGCACAACTAAG gcatGGGACAGCCTCCCGTGACTCTTACAGTGAGGATATGTACAGCACGCTGCTGCAGACCTACCAGGATCTGGACAGGGAGATGAACATTGTAGCAGTGGAGTGGCTGGAGTGTGAGAAGAGGATCGATAACTATGTCGATGAGCAG TTACTTTATAAGGTTGAAGGACAGAACCACACGCATCCAAAGAAGGAACCACACAAATCATTAGTAAGCAGAAAT CCGTTaagaacaaaacaacaaattcTGAAAGAAGACTGGGAGTTCTTCAAACAAAGGAGATTTGTCGAAGACCAG tctacGAACAATAGGAAGCCTCTTGCTGCAGACCATTTCACTGACACTATGAGACACCTCCTATCCTCCAGACTGAGTATTCCAGACTGCCTGAACTGCAACTACCGGAGGAG GTGCACCTGTGATGACTGCAGCCTCTCGCACATCCTGACCTGCGGGATCATGGACTCCTCCGTCACTGAGGGCCTTCAcggccccgcccctgccccagACTTCCTGTCTGAGCTGCACCCCCCCAGCATGTCCTCAGCCAGCTCAAACTCCAGCTCGGGCTCCCCCGTCCCAATCCCACAGCACCCGCACCTCATCCTCCCAGACAGAGGGGGTGCTCCCTGCTT CGGAGAAGTTGACCACGACGCCCTCCCGCTGTCCAAGTTTGCGGACATCTACCCGCTGGGTAGCTACGGCGACGCAGAGATGATGTCGGATATGGACGGCATCCGCGAGCAGCTGAACGGAGGGCAGGGAAGCACGGCGTTAAACGGGCAG tctCCCAGGGTGAGCAGTAGCAGCGGCTCCtcagaggaagatgaggaggatgaagaggaggaggatgaggtgGATGGAGAGCGTAGCAGTGAGCCTCCTGGCCCACAGGGGGATCTCTTTTCAGGGAAGATCTGTAGCCCTCCCCCATCTTACCCTGCCCAGCAG ACCGAGCAGGTCCCACACGCGTGTGAGTGTCACGCCTGTAAGCAGGACACGTGTGTGGCGCCCCCCGCCCTCTCCGCCCCCCAGCAGTTCCTCCCGGAGAAGACCTCGCACCCCGCCCTGCACCTCTACCCCCACATCCACGGCCACCTGCCCCTGCACAGCGTGGCACACCTGCCCCGGCCCCTGCTgcacccctctctctaccccggCCACAACTTCCCCCACAGCAAG ACCCTTCCGCCAGCTCCAACGCTAAACCATGCAGGCAAGCCGCCGGCCTTCAGCCCGTCTCTGCAGGAGCACCTCTATCAGAACTGTTTCAGCAACGCCGGAGACTGGAACAGCTCCCTCCACACCCCCTCGCTCAAGTTCGAGAACATCTGGGAGACCACCATGAAGAACTGGAACCCAGCTGTGTATCTCCCGGAGCCCCGGCCAGGTACCATGGCCAGGGTCATTTCGCTTTTcgtctttctttccttctcttcGCTTTTTGTCTTACATTCCTTTTTATTTGGTCTGGAAGGTGACACACTGGGGCCGACTCTTCCGGAGGCCAGACTGGAACTCCAACCCCCATCATGCAACAGCGAGCCTATTGTCGCCACGGAAACCAGGGAGCGGAAGAACTCCGCGAAGAAGAAGTGTCTCTATAATTTCCAAGATGCCTTCATGGAAGCCAACAGAGTGGTGATGGCGACATCGTCAGCTACCTCGTCCGTGTCCTGCACAGCCACCACTGTCCAGTCAAGTAATAATCAGATCACAGTTTCACCTAAAAGACCCACTTTCCTAG GTGATGTGTTTCACAGTGTGGAGGACCACAGGAGAAGTAGCCCCACCGGCCTCGCCCCGCTCCCTTCCCTCTCCAGCACCGCTCCGTTTCCGGCATCTGCCCCTCACCTACCCAGTACCGACGCTCCGCCCTTCCCAAAGAACACCGCCACGGTGCCCAGCTTCATGGACCCCCACCCAGgcctctgcccctcccccgccGACCTCCTCGCCCTTCCCCCTGAGGGCGGGGTCAGTGCCCCGCCAAGCGTGTGCAG TGACCCCGAGTGTGAAGGTCACCGCTGTGAAGCCCATGGCGGCTACGACCACCAGCATTACGACGGCGAGGACAGTCAGGACGAGGACAGCTGCTCCGAACACAGCTCcagcacctccacctccaccaatcagaaAGAGGGAAAATACTGTGACTGTTGCTACTGTGAATTCTTCGGGCACGGAGGG CCTCCCGCTGCTCCGACCAGCAGAAACTATGCAGAGATGCGTGAGAAACTGCGTCTGCGTCTCACCAAGCGCAAGGAGGAGCAGCCGAAGAGGGATGACCCTCTCCTGGAGCGGGAGAGCTTGGAGGACCACCGGAATGTGGAGGACCTCCTGCAGTTCATCAACAGCGAGGACTCCAAGCGCACCAGCAGCTCCCGGGCAGCCAAGCGCGCCCGCCACAAACAGAAGAAG ATGGAGGAGAAGGCTCGCCAGGAGGCAGAGGCACgggagcgggaggaggagcagcggcggagggaggaggaggaagaggaggccctgAGACGAGAGCTGCTCCGGCTACAGGAGCTCCAGCACCTCCGAAACgccaagaggaagaagaaggagaaggtcCGGGAGGTGCAGAGGGCAGAGCCCATCACCCAGAGTCCCCGGCTCCTCAAAGAGTCCGCCCGCACCGCCCTGGAGAACCTGAAGAACAGCAAGGCCCACATGGAGCGGTGCATCTTGGGAGCATgcggggaggagcaggggggcaCAGCGCTGCAGCGCCTGCTCGGGTTGGACAGCAGTGGAGAAACGCCCCCCTCCAGGGACCCCCCAGGCAAGAACAGGCCAAGGCAGCCGCCGGTGAAGAAGTCCGCAGAGGTCCTCAAAATGGTGGAGCCCAGTCTGAAGACCAGTGGTGCTCAGACTCAGACGCCCGCTGGGGGTCCTGGCCCGGAGGAGGCGGGTGGCAGACTTGACGGGCAGAACCAGCTAACCCTGGTTCAGGAGGAAAAAGCGGTTTCAGAGCCGCAGCCGGAACCAGAACCGGTGCTGATGGATCCTCCGACACCGGCCGACAAAGCCCCCAGCTCAGGGTCCCCTCAGCCCAAgaccaaaaccaaaaagaacaagaagaaaaaaggagagaagaCCAACTCCATTG ATGACGTGTTCCTACCCAAAGACATCGACTTGGACAGCGAGGACATGGATGAAACTGAGCGGGAGGTGGAGTATTTCAAAAG
- the LOC133135567 gene encoding protein FAM193A-like isoform X2, whose product MSPTDAKRGAKRRKSKRGGGSGSIIGSSVSSYSGKAGVPATVRSPQATGTPESIMGLLTTGSGNTGSIAGLNGEVSMNGTQFSEGPVNSDFTGVLQTPFTFGMGQRAPYTTGERCLLCRRERKDSSYPEPGSMAPCASSKSSAALALPLWVCPECRRTVETEERHPAPEPSLGNQDFLSHVSMANGEPSRESAREAQSAPALSRTPPPLAVDTLCGCDVCSEQRESSAELERESREMQKSWSEVRFMVRYIYRQTGTPLADDQDQPQDRDKEGVKGLVDRLCQRDPYQLYQRLEQQAREYVLEVKVRLLKHLSAGSKVTALEEGPPQAHQFISLLLEEYSALCQASRTISSFLLTLENEHLKKFQVTWELHNKHLFENLVFSEPLLHNSLPSLVAQLRHGTASRDSYSEDMYSTLLQTYQDLDREMNIVAVEWLECEKRIDNYVDEQVEGQNHTHPKKEPHKSLVSRNPLRTKQQILKEDWEFFKQRRFVEDQSTNNRKPLAADHFTDTMRHLLSSRLSIPDCLNCNYRRRCTCDDCSLSHILTCGIMDSSVTEGLHGPAPAPDFLSELHPPSMSSASSNSSSGSPVPIPQHPHLILPDRGGAPCFGEVDHDALPLSKFADIYPLGSYGDAEMMSDMDGIREQLNGGQGSTALNGQSPRVSSSSGSSEEDEEDEEEEDEVDGERSSEPPGPQGDLFSGKICSPPPSYPAQQTEQVPHACECHACKQDTCVAPPALSAPQQFLPEKTSHPALHLYPHIHGHLPLHSVAHLPRPLLHPSLYPGHNFPHSKTLPPAPTLNHAGKPPAFSPSLQEHLYQNCFSNAGDWNSSLHTPSLKFENIWETTMKNWNPAVYLPEPRPGTMARVISLFVFLSFSSLFVLHSFLFGLEGDTLGPTLPEARLELQPPSCNSEPIVATETRERKNSAKKKCLYNFQDAFMEANRVVMATSSATSSVSCTATTVQSSNNQITVSPKRPTFLGDVFHSVEDHRRSSPTGLAPLPSLSSTAPFPASAPHLPSTDAPPFPKNTATVPSFMDPHPGLCPSPADLLALPPEGGVSAPPSVCSDPECEGHRCEAHGGYDHQHYDGEDSQDEDSCSEHSSSTSTSTNQKEGKYCDCCYCEFFGHGGPPAAPTSRNYAEMREKLRLRLTKRKEEQPKRDDPLLERESLEDHRNVEDLLQFINSEDSKRTSSSRAAKRARHKQKKMEEKARQEAEAREREEEQRRREEEEEEALRRELLRLQELQHLRNAKRKKKEKVREVQRAEPITQSPRLLKESARTALENLKNSKAHMERCILGACGEEQGGTALQRLLGLDSSGETPPSRDPPGKNRPRQPPVKKSAEVLKMVEPSLKTSGAQTQTPAGGPGPEEAGGRLDGQNQLTLVQEEKAVSEPQPEPEPVLMDPPTPADKAPSSGSPQPKTKTKKNKKKKGEKTNSIDDVFLPKDIDLDSEDMDETEREVEYFKRFCLDSARLTRQRLSINWSNFSLKKSTFAAH is encoded by the exons ATGAGCCCAACCGACGCTAAACGAGGAGCCAAGCGCAGAAAAAGCAAGCGGGGCGGTGGCAGCGGTAGCATCATCGGCAGCAGTGTTAGCAGCTATAGCGGCAAGGCCGGGGTTCCAGCCACGGTCAGAAGTCCCCAAGCCACAGGAACACCAGAGTCCATAATGGGTTTATTAACAACTGGAAGCGGTAACACAGGAAGCATCGCAGGCCTGAATGGAGAG gTTTCGATGAATGGTACACAGTTTTCTGAAGGGCCAGTGAATTCTGACTTCACTGGAGTCCTAcag ACCCCGTTCACCTTCGGGATGGGTCAGAGGGCGCCCTACACCACAGGGGAGCGCTGTCTGCtgtgcaggagggagaggaaagaCAGCTCGTACCCTGAGCCGGGGTCGATGGCGCCTTGCGCCTCTTCAAAGAGCTCTGCCGCGCTGGCACTGCCCCTGTGGGTGTGTCCCGAATGCCGACGCACTGTGGAGACGGAGGAGCGACACCCCGCCCCCGAGCCTTCGCTGGGG AACCAGGACTTCCTGTCGCACGTTTCCATGGCGAACGGAGAACCGTCGAGGGAGTCTGCGAGAGAAGCACAGTCTGCCCCCGCCCTGAGCCGGACCCCGCCCCCTCTCGCCGTGGACACGCTGTGCGGCTGTGACGTCTGCAGTGAGCAGAG GGAAAGCTCGGCGGAGCTGGAGAGGGAATCCCGGGAGATGCAGAAGTCCTGGTCGGAAGTGCGCTTCATGGTCCGGTACATTTACCGGCAAACGGGAACGCCGCTGGCAGACGACCAGGACCAGCCTCAGGATCGGGACAAAGAGGGAGTGAAGGGGCTGGTGGACAG GCTCTGTCAGAGGGACCCGTACCAGCTGTATCAGAGGCTGGAGCAGCAGGCACGGGAGTACGTGCTGGAGGTGAAGGTGCGCCTCCTCAAACACCTGTCggcggggtcaaaggtcacggcGCTGGAGGAAGGGCCTCCCCAGGCGCACCAGTTCATCTCGCTCCTCCTGGAGGAGTACAGCGCTCTCTGCCAGGCTTCCCGCACAATCAGCTCCTTCCTCCTCACCCTG GAAAACGAGCATTTGAAGAAGTTCCAGGTGACATGGGAACTGCACAACAAGCACCTTTTTGAAAATCTTGTATTTTCAGAACCTCTTTTGCACAACAGTTTACCATCTCTGGTTGCACAACTAAG gcatGGGACAGCCTCCCGTGACTCTTACAGTGAGGATATGTACAGCACGCTGCTGCAGACCTACCAGGATCTGGACAGGGAGATGAACATTGTAGCAGTGGAGTGGCTGGAGTGTGAGAAGAGGATCGATAACTATGTCGATGAGCAG GTTGAAGGACAGAACCACACGCATCCAAAGAAGGAACCACACAAATCATTAGTAAGCAGAAAT CCGTTaagaacaaaacaacaaattcTGAAAGAAGACTGGGAGTTCTTCAAACAAAGGAGATTTGTCGAAGACCAG tctacGAACAATAGGAAGCCTCTTGCTGCAGACCATTTCACTGACACTATGAGACACCTCCTATCCTCCAGACTGAGTATTCCAGACTGCCTGAACTGCAACTACCGGAGGAG GTGCACCTGTGATGACTGCAGCCTCTCGCACATCCTGACCTGCGGGATCATGGACTCCTCCGTCACTGAGGGCCTTCAcggccccgcccctgccccagACTTCCTGTCTGAGCTGCACCCCCCCAGCATGTCCTCAGCCAGCTCAAACTCCAGCTCGGGCTCCCCCGTCCCAATCCCACAGCACCCGCACCTCATCCTCCCAGACAGAGGGGGTGCTCCCTGCTT CGGAGAAGTTGACCACGACGCCCTCCCGCTGTCCAAGTTTGCGGACATCTACCCGCTGGGTAGCTACGGCGACGCAGAGATGATGTCGGATATGGACGGCATCCGCGAGCAGCTGAACGGAGGGCAGGGAAGCACGGCGTTAAACGGGCAG tctCCCAGGGTGAGCAGTAGCAGCGGCTCCtcagaggaagatgaggaggatgaagaggaggaggatgaggtgGATGGAGAGCGTAGCAGTGAGCCTCCTGGCCCACAGGGGGATCTCTTTTCAGGGAAGATCTGTAGCCCTCCCCCATCTTACCCTGCCCAGCAG ACCGAGCAGGTCCCACACGCGTGTGAGTGTCACGCCTGTAAGCAGGACACGTGTGTGGCGCCCCCCGCCCTCTCCGCCCCCCAGCAGTTCCTCCCGGAGAAGACCTCGCACCCCGCCCTGCACCTCTACCCCCACATCCACGGCCACCTGCCCCTGCACAGCGTGGCACACCTGCCCCGGCCCCTGCTgcacccctctctctaccccggCCACAACTTCCCCCACAGCAAG ACCCTTCCGCCAGCTCCAACGCTAAACCATGCAGGCAAGCCGCCGGCCTTCAGCCCGTCTCTGCAGGAGCACCTCTATCAGAACTGTTTCAGCAACGCCGGAGACTGGAACAGCTCCCTCCACACCCCCTCGCTCAAGTTCGAGAACATCTGGGAGACCACCATGAAGAACTGGAACCCAGCTGTGTATCTCCCGGAGCCCCGGCCAGGTACCATGGCCAGGGTCATTTCGCTTTTcgtctttctttccttctcttcGCTTTTTGTCTTACATTCCTTTTTATTTGGTCTGGAAGGTGACACACTGGGGCCGACTCTTCCGGAGGCCAGACTGGAACTCCAACCCCCATCATGCAACAGCGAGCCTATTGTCGCCACGGAAACCAGGGAGCGGAAGAACTCCGCGAAGAAGAAGTGTCTCTATAATTTCCAAGATGCCTTCATGGAAGCCAACAGAGTGGTGATGGCGACATCGTCAGCTACCTCGTCCGTGTCCTGCACAGCCACCACTGTCCAGTCAAGTAATAATCAGATCACAGTTTCACCTAAAAGACCCACTTTCCTAG GTGATGTGTTTCACAGTGTGGAGGACCACAGGAGAAGTAGCCCCACCGGCCTCGCCCCGCTCCCTTCCCTCTCCAGCACCGCTCCGTTTCCGGCATCTGCCCCTCACCTACCCAGTACCGACGCTCCGCCCTTCCCAAAGAACACCGCCACGGTGCCCAGCTTCATGGACCCCCACCCAGgcctctgcccctcccccgccGACCTCCTCGCCCTTCCCCCTGAGGGCGGGGTCAGTGCCCCGCCAAGCGTGTGCAG TGACCCCGAGTGTGAAGGTCACCGCTGTGAAGCCCATGGCGGCTACGACCACCAGCATTACGACGGCGAGGACAGTCAGGACGAGGACAGCTGCTCCGAACACAGCTCcagcacctccacctccaccaatcagaaAGAGGGAAAATACTGTGACTGTTGCTACTGTGAATTCTTCGGGCACGGAGGG CCTCCCGCTGCTCCGACCAGCAGAAACTATGCAGAGATGCGTGAGAAACTGCGTCTGCGTCTCACCAAGCGCAAGGAGGAGCAGCCGAAGAGGGATGACCCTCTCCTGGAGCGGGAGAGCTTGGAGGACCACCGGAATGTGGAGGACCTCCTGCAGTTCATCAACAGCGAGGACTCCAAGCGCACCAGCAGCTCCCGGGCAGCCAAGCGCGCCCGCCACAAACAGAAGAAG ATGGAGGAGAAGGCTCGCCAGGAGGCAGAGGCACgggagcgggaggaggagcagcggcggagggaggaggaggaagaggaggccctgAGACGAGAGCTGCTCCGGCTACAGGAGCTCCAGCACCTCCGAAACgccaagaggaagaagaaggagaaggtcCGGGAGGTGCAGAGGGCAGAGCCCATCACCCAGAGTCCCCGGCTCCTCAAAGAGTCCGCCCGCACCGCCCTGGAGAACCTGAAGAACAGCAAGGCCCACATGGAGCGGTGCATCTTGGGAGCATgcggggaggagcaggggggcaCAGCGCTGCAGCGCCTGCTCGGGTTGGACAGCAGTGGAGAAACGCCCCCCTCCAGGGACCCCCCAGGCAAGAACAGGCCAAGGCAGCCGCCGGTGAAGAAGTCCGCAGAGGTCCTCAAAATGGTGGAGCCCAGTCTGAAGACCAGTGGTGCTCAGACTCAGACGCCCGCTGGGGGTCCTGGCCCGGAGGAGGCGGGTGGCAGACTTGACGGGCAGAACCAGCTAACCCTGGTTCAGGAGGAAAAAGCGGTTTCAGAGCCGCAGCCGGAACCAGAACCGGTGCTGATGGATCCTCCGACACCGGCCGACAAAGCCCCCAGCTCAGGGTCCCCTCAGCCCAAgaccaaaaccaaaaagaacaagaagaaaaaaggagagaagaCCAACTCCATTG ATGACGTGTTCCTACCCAAAGACATCGACTTGGACAGCGAGGACATGGATGAAACTGAGCGGGAGGTGGAGTATTTCAAAAG